Genomic window (Gigantopelta aegis isolate Gae_Host unplaced genomic scaffold, Gae_host_genome ctg6356_pilon_pilon:::debris, whole genome shotgun sequence):
CAACTGTTCGCTGTAAGATTTCCTGTGGGTACTGTTCACTTATGCCAAATGGTTTTCTGGCTAGTTTTTTTGCAGCCTTTAAGATTCTGTCTTTGTCTCGGAGTCTGACAAAATGGGCCACTATTGTCCTTGGTTTATGCTGTGCATCACGGAAAGGACCTAGCCTGTGGGTTACCTGTACAGGAGCATCAGTTATGTCTATCTCTTTCTCTAGAACTGTTCCCAATGCTGCTTCAGTGTCCTCATTTTTCCCACCGTCTGGCACCCCATAGAACAAGATGTTGAACCTCATGTTCCTGTGTTGCAGGTAAAGTATCTCATCGTGTGCCTTGTCATATTCCATTTGTGTTTCACTCAAACTCTTGGAAAGATAGTGAATGTCTTCATGTGCAGTGCTCATGTTTCTTGAGAGATCATCTACTGTTTTCTTGAGGTGGTTAATTTCAGAGTTCATATTATCGTAGGTGTTACTTATAAATTGGCAGCTGTCTTCTACTTTAGATATTCGCTCATGAGCCGTTTTGACACTAGTAGTGTTCTCGATTGTGCACACTTTGATGTCGATGATTTCTAATATTTCAGTTCGTTTGTGAATATCACTGACAGTCAGGTTTAGCCGTGAAATCTGGTCGCATAAAGTCTTAGCCCACAAGGGTGGACTGACGGAACCACTTGACTGCATGTCTACACTGTTTTGCGGAAGCGTTGtatacatttgttgttgttgaaagtccaccaatggtaccgtggcaaactttcttttcttttgtttgtggtTACGACTGGCTGGCTTGATTAatatcaagcttgattccatgggcagtcatcctcaccctgtcgcagacataaccacaaataacgtaactaattaagcaaacacccagttgaaagtctatcacgataaacctttgtttattttcctttaaaatagcttaaaatattaacacgtctgataaaaattcccgaaagctgattttagtagatgttctacgaaacgcggcgcttctgataataccaaaataaacacacccagaccaagatacttgtaattttcaccgatacaattggatccttataatatggcacaaagcgagcatgactgcaaatcgattcattaataatagtcatttttagaatgtcaacaattaaatgcaatgaacAACTtctgcacatgtatatgtatgtagataaaaaaaagtgcataacttcatggtggtaacatcatttcattatttgtgtagatttctggaattgtaatcatgattgtaatcatgattgcaaTCATGATTGCTAGATAATGTATTCGCAATcctaatcgattactttcaattatcttgtaatcgtaatcgtaatcgtgacattctaaactaatcgtaatcgtaatttATTACTTTGTTCAACTAATCGCCCCCATCTCTgatatctatctacctatctatctgtctatataatctatctgtctatctatctatctatctatctatctatctatctatctatctatctatatatatatatataggggcaaaatgtgctaacctgagacctttttaccatttatttccatcattttaccctcAACATCAGttgcaatccatgtaaaaatgcgtagtgattttatatagctgtttggtagtaattctaatataaataaatattgttattaatattcgggcattttcgtttaattccggcaaaagccagcctgttCCCCTACAAAcatgggagcctgtacgcctataataatagtatatatttgtgcatgtatatatagacTGAGTTTGTctagtgaaagtttgttttgttttgtttaacgacaccactagagcacatttatttattaaccatcggctaatttggtaattagtcctagagaggaatcCCTCTacttgttccattagtagcaagggaaagagaaataggtcaatgggcccaccgatggcatttgatcccagaccgaccgtgcattcaacaataataaaatttaactttgaCCGGTTAAAGTGACTATGGAAGAGAGGCGTGGCTTATTCTGAGACTAAACACAagttataataaacaataataaaatcataataaataaataataaataaataaaataaactaaaatagaatagaatgataataacaattaataatgagaagaaaaaatatatataaactatatatcacgttatgtgtgtatatatttaaaataataataataataataataataataatatttgtatgttatttCATTTTACATACCTCATAActttataaagaaatgttttatttaacgacgcactcaacacattttatttacggttatatggcgtcagacatatggttaaggaccacacagattttgagaggaaacccgctgtcgccactacatgggctactcttccgattagcagcaagggatcttttatttgcgcttcccacaggcaggatagcacaaaccatggcctttgttgaaccagttatggatcactggtcggtgcaagtggtttacacctacccattgagccttgcggagcactcactcagggtttggagtcggtatctggattaaaaatcccatgcctcgactgggatccgaacccagtacctaccagcctgtagaccgatggcctgccacgacgccaccgagccgGTCATAACTTTATAAAGTCACTACAAATGAAGTGAAAGACTGCATTTTGAGAGTATCTCGTCCATAGATTTGAAATCTATGTTTGACCTTACTTGACATTTTCACCTTAAAGTTTGACCTTCAAGGTCAAATGCCGCGGTTGTAACTGGGGTTTTCTGAAACCTTAGACAACGAGGAAAGTATGTAGTATGTTTACCcaccttaaaaaacaaaatgctatCCAAACCTGTTTAAAGCACCGGATTAGCCGGTCGACTGCATCTTTTAATCTAGTAAAGATGGACATTACGTAACGAACTGAGAGAAGCGGGATGTTGCGGAAATAAAGGGTGAAAATTAAGACAAAAAGGtaagggaactctaataagaatttacaattgccaatattgtaaggtatattagctgtggggaatggttatatgataatagtgatttaattgggcaaacattacaaccggtagttcagtattacagtaggttttatgaccaccaaagatcgtttggggtcagaagtgaaatttgaaagttgacgtttttatcagtaaatcgcaaattcaaacaataaaaacgactaaaaacaaaactataacagctgtatgatcaacagaatgaaaaaagattgacagaaataatgttccacagtgattaatggacctttctggaaattgtcaaaatcgagaatgacagcccacgcacgtgtacggggcaactgcgtgatgcatgtgcaaactatggaatgtgtttcggtgtgttgataaacatacctgaacgttctttactgggatgtctgtggtcaaaacgaaagttcggtctaatagttgatattaacattaatatttcaggttcccctactttttttgaaaagtatataacagataaaaatttattaaaatcgTTTAAGcacgtttgttttaaaaacagcttCATGGAGTGATGAACAATGTGCATATGGAGTTACGAGAGACTAAAACGGGAAacctattaaaataaatacatattataataaaatacacagtAGACATGAAAGATCATCATAAAGAGGACACTTCATTAAAACGCGAAATTCACCTTCAATTAAAACGCTTTTACACATAGTGTATGTTCGTTCCTCTAATGGTAGACTTTCATATCTACCAGTTTCTATCCTTAAAGGTGCAACGCCACATCTAAATTTGGAAATAGCAATTCTATGCATTTCTGGCAAAAGAGTTTACATAAAATTCAgtaaaatattcacatttaaaatgtttgtgtgtTCTAAGTTTTATCAGTTTGCCATGTTATCTGTGTAGACCAATCAGATAAATATTTTGCAACAAGAATGTTCATTAACACATTTACACTACTGACATAAAGAGCATCAGTGTTGTAAAAATGGtcataattacacattttaaaactattatacacattaaatattaagtttttGCAACGAACAGAACAACACTTTCTCAGCCCAATTGAAAACCTTATTGAGTCTATCGTTATTCACTTTGGTTAATCTGTAACACTGCTCTAACACAGCCTTCCTCTGTGACAGAAACACAGGCATCCAACCCTATCCCCAAGCACTGCATCAGTAGGGGTATACTTCCCCACCACCTAGAAAAAACGGACAAGCTCTATTTTGAACAGCCTCAACACAAGAATATACCTTGTTCCCAAAACAGATGCTCCATAAGTAATAATCGGTAGAAATAAGTTGTCGTACAGCTttctaaatacattaaaatcCATGCCACTCATGTGTTTACTTTTGGCTAATAAGACAACCTAGTGCTTTACCAGCATATCTTATTGAATACGAAGCCAGAATGACAGTCCTGTGATAATCACGGTTATTGCTGTCTATTTTAGGATTAACATGGAAGTACATCAGTTtccctaataaataaataaagcgaTGACGTAGATCTCTATCTGCCATCTGTTGCATGACCATTACATTTGAGCCACTGACGTTCCTCAACGTCATCAAATAGTTCTCCTTGAGATGGtagctgtagtgacgtcatggAGCTCTCAATGTTCATCGGAATTGTTTGGTAATCTGTTACTGACCTAGTATCGTCAATCGTGTCATAACTGTGAGAAGTCGAGTGTATGGTTGTCAATGAATGTGCTTCAGAAGATGGTTTTTCGGATTTCGTCCgcctgaaaataaaaacacacttacatgtgtgtatgtgtgtgtatgtgtgtgtgtgtattaattatatatatatatacacacacacacacacacagacacacacacacacacacacacacacgtgtgtgtatgtaggttgcagagaagtaaattgacCAATGAGCGTCGTGTTGCCCACGAagatagtgcttttaaaatacaccccctatttgaataaaataatttatgagtttgaaaataggtaagaaattgaatctttgacaggaattgcacctacatttatggtgcacagttgtgttgaatgagatctcactttccatgagtgatttgtacataccgagtatgaatacatggtcggggtggagagacttcctagcagccgtgaaatggcaaaatggGGGGTACCTCCAAAAATAAGAgattatttccagatttaggtTGACATCACCCAGTTCAGACATACTTGCTGCACAAAACAAGGACTGGCCATCAGCTAAATGCGTGATTCACCTGGGAAAAttctctttttctatttttttaaatttatgttaatatagtggACAGTATGTTATGATTTACTTCGCTGCTACCTGAAGACACTCTTGACACATACCACTGGAATTCACACCACACTGGTTTCCaaggtaataataacaatgtatttgtatatttcataattttaatggaGCCAGAAATTGGTCTGctttcatttttataatttattacataatcaGTGATGTAATAtgaccacaacaacaacaaatgttaagGTTGAGGTGAACTCAAACTGGGTATTGACTATGAAAAATCGTATATTGGCCCAGACTGAAAAGATGCCAAATATGGGATGTGTAATTTGGACAGGCTGCCAAAAATGGGACAAAAGAAAGGATTATAACAAATATGGAGTTATTCATGCAAAAATATCTGGTCGTCCAAAACACCAAACTTTTAAGTACACCGACTCCAGTATATGCTCCACCACAATCACTTTGACATACCTCATAGCATGGATGTATCGCATTTATGTCACCACTCCCTCTGTGTTAATATTGAACACTTGAGCCTCGAACCACATTATGTTAACAACAACCGTCAGCACAGTCTAAACATTGTCCCGAAACACTGCATTGGCCATCCAGGTTATAGAGactgtttgtttcttcttgggGACAGGTATGTATGATCTGTTAGACATGGTGGTACAACTTCGGAGTCAAGTACATTCTTCTTATAGGTTGTTCTTGCAGTACTGTTGTGTTTGTCGTCATATTGCTGGTATCGAACCTTGCGGAGATCATTTCTTTGGGATCTGTACCGAGTAGTTTTTTTCCTAGTAGCATGATACCGGTCTTCACGTTCCCGAGCTTTCAGTTCTGCGAGGGCGTGTATTCTTCCAATCAGTGGGGCTCCCACTAGTTGACATCTGTAACAGTAGACTTTAGAATTCCTTTGTTGAGCATGTGGGCTGCACTGTGTATTCTTGCTTCAAAGTTGTGATAGAATGTCACTTGTTTCGGATTTGTTCTAGTATAAGCCCGGTTGACACTTTCTACTTTTTGAGTGTTTGTAttgagttttgttttaagaactGCAGTTTTGCCAAGTTGAAGTTCTAGGCATTTTCTTAACAATTCTTTATCGCcttcttttattttcagaacTGAATCTGCAGGTAAATAGGCTGGTTTCCATGCCTTGATCCACCTGCCCGAACACACGAATGAATGCCTTTGACACAGTGTTGAACAGTTGCCACTCACACAGGCCACGATGGAATCGATGGTGTACGTCATTTTTCTAACTATTTTAGTGATATCTCCTGCAAGTTGACGGTGGGCGATATCAAGTTCGACGTGACAACGTTGCTTGATGTCGATGGAAAAACTTCGCTGTAATTTCTGTCGGTCTGATTTATTTTTCCCCGGAAACATGTTTAAGCTAAATGAAACTTTTTCAATCGCCTTTTGATGACTTTTAGAAAAATGTCTAGTGTCACGTAAATTCTCAATGGAACCTGTCTGTGCTCGGGTAGCACCGTCAGTAGCATGTGAATCACCATCAGTCGTGAAATAACCAATGTTCAGTTTGTCTTCGTCCACTTGAAATTCATTCAcgcatttttctgcatataagCCCTCATTGCCGATGGAATCTGTTGTCTTGAAATTTGCTGTACATTTTCCACTGTGATCTGGACATGTAATTTTCTCTCCTTTAGATCTGAGGATTTCAGCTTTTTTGCAAAGTTTGTTTGCAGTGTATATCCCAATAATTTCCTTTTTAGGTGTTTCGTTCTCAGCAATGGTGTAGACCACTTGAGTTGCAGGCTGGAGGGGTGTGCTCGAGTTCCCACCGAAAAGTCTGTTGTTGTAACGGCAGTCTCCCTCAACACTTATCTTGTGATCACTGGTAAAACCTTTTAGTTTGTTTAGTCGAACCAAATTAGACCATCTTTCTTTCATCTCCTGTCTGTTTATGTACACTGTTTTGGATCCAACATAATTGGCTGAATTCTGCATTCCACGCTTGCTTCCAACAGGGATACCAGCTGCGGATAAGGAATCGCGAAATCCTGTAATTCCAACTGATGTATTCATAAGGCGAACATGTATCCCAATATTAGGCTGAGCAGCTTTCTGACCTCGTGCAGTGTGTAAAGTGATTTCTTCGTACAATTTGTGCTTCTTCGATCTAAAATGACATAGCTCACATTTGAAACCTAGGCGCCAACACATACCCCATTGTTGATAGGACTGTTCGTCATACTTCAGATCACCATCACATGTTGGGAAGTTATTTCTATGCTCTCGATAAGATTCATTGAATAGattgagcactttaccacaatGAAGAAGTTTATAGCCATCTAAgtcttgattgttttgtttcaggaaaTCTTCCAAGGCATCGGGAACAGCTGGGTGAGGCCGAAGTAACCGCATATTGCCAGTCGTCCCCTGTGAATCGGTGACCACATATGAAGATGCACCTCGACTCGTTGACGGCTTAGCCACTGCATCAAAGTCTTCATTGGACAGCCTGGTAGAGGTAGGTGATTTGGTGGCATTTGGGAGCAGTGTACTTTCTTTTTGGTGATGGAATTTGTGACCAATTACATATAAATTTTTTCTTTTAGGGGGTCTacccaaaacttttttttcttggcAGGGGGTTTCCCCATAATAATTTCTCAATGtcagtatataaatttaattttctgtaGTCTGCCCCAGTGTGACAAAAACATGTTCtcacttttcaaaattatcTGACTGACAAATAATCCTGCCTCTGGGAAAACATTTGCCAGGTCCGCAGAATACCCCCCACTGAATACTTTGTCCTGGTATGCAGt
Coding sequences:
- the LOC121366601 gene encoding uncharacterized protein LOC121366601; this translates as MYMNITKPNFVLLCLIVSVIVMILVGVIVHLILRRTKSEKPSSEAHSLTTIHSTSHSYDTIDDTRSVTDYQTIPMNIESSMTSLQLPSQGELFDDVEERQWLKCNGHATDGR